The nucleotide sequence acaaggaagatgagtaacaccttattaaaattgtaccttacagaaaaggattttggttgcaagaagaatgacaaggataacgtgggtattgcaagggccactaacgaggtggcgaccctgaaggaggcggtgtccgcggccgaacataatgcgaccgcggagcgcaccgagcgagagaggcaggaggcgcgggtggcggaggtacggcaagagctccaggctctcgtggaaaaacacgagagtttggagtgtgactcgaagactcgagagtccgagcttgcaacggctcttgagagtgccaaagccgctaaggcagaagcctataaggccctccaggaagtcgaggcattgaagaaaatagcggtgggtaaggcatcttccatgcaaagtaagcatgtgagtgtgaattacctatcacttacccgaattcggagctctccaggagcgttcgcagatcttccccgcagcgtgtccgatgctgccgctttctacaagGCCGAGGAggcgagctcgacggagaaggtcttctggtctcagtatgctgaggccggacattcggtgccccttagcgaccagcttaAGCAGCtcgtcgagctccacaaggtggccggacaggccatgaagggcctcatagttcggctgtggcctaaggaggccatgcctgggagctacttcggcctggtgcggcggctgtggatgcgtgtccatgggttgaagtcatcaagcactccgcctgtattgaaggtgcccgtcgggcccttgcccacgcaaaggtgcactggggcaagatggatgctcagaagcttgtgacggacacgccaccgcagggcaaggagcatcacacgcCTGAGatatattataagagtgtcctgaagggtgcccacattattgcgggtgagtgctccaaagatgtaatatttgagtagactcgcatgttgttatcctgtgcgctgaaaacttagttcatatgcgctaagcaacgcttgttaatttaaaatattaccttctgtgcggctgtttatcaaatctgagagatggcaagtcgtcggcttcagcccccatgccacgagtgctggggtgttcgagataaacttgagcactcttgttcccatttttgggtccatctagggaggcgctcaacacaacgaacaaggcaaccggacttataatgcttgaacactctcacttagccatagaattctataattttaaattttggcaaagcccctagtcttcggaaggccgaatttggggcgctatccacgcctgggccggacaaagccggctcctcgctctaagcggcataagtctttagggactcgcaaaaaacctctcgaacagcgaccggctctcgcctcatcatgacggtcagttttagctttctccactgaggcactcgcccagctcaactggggcgcaatcgcagtggttctcccagtgctaccttagccgatacaacgaaacgtaaggtaccgaaacatgggagccaggcaaacccaactattgacccaagacatgattcggagccgatgcatataatgctataagttcggggtgctgcacttgtgaaagtgttcggacttatcacaccatgatgcgggaaacataagcccctggtgtatttagccataccaaaATGTACGAATGCAACATgacataaatgaacatatgtataagaaagaaatgcaattggaagcaaaaaggtgctgcattacttattcaagaaaagacTGATGTGAATGTAGAACAATacaaatggtgtataaaacagatttaatgctcataatggagaccacctggatattcgttgtagcctttctccttccctggttgttgcatcgtgagttcggcaggtctgctgccgaacaaggcctctgatgaacggagtcctatataaaaaggaaaaaaagaacgacacacttgagagcccctggtgtggttaagccgcattctgggcctatcgtggtcgtgccccaccccccatgcccatggtatctccggagcgtaatggtgtacgcgaaggacctgtcttgaaattttgcaggggctggggttggggccgcactgctacgcgtgctcggaacgtgccaggtggtattgttgtaggttactccgggcgcatttagccgtgtccggtcgcttaacggccggactcgagaattgccttaagaggctgcactgtacttctgccgcgagagccgctgtatgttcctccgttcggagagagcgttcggtgtttccgttgaccgtgaggactcctcgagggcctggcatcttgagcttgaggtatgcatagtgcggcaccgcgttgaactttgcaaacgcggtacgtccgagcagagcatgatagccgctgcggaacggaactatgtcgaagattaactcctcgcttcggaagttatccggggatccgaagaccacttccagtgtaactgagcctgtacaattggcttctacacctggtatgaggcctttaaaggttgtcttggttggtttaatccttgaggggtctatgcccattttgcacactgtatcctgataaagcaggttcagcctgctgccgccgtccatcaggactctggtgaggtgaaatccatcgacaattgggtctaaaaccaatgcggagaatccgccgtggcggatgctggtggggtggtcccttaggtcaaaagtgatcgggcaggaggaccatggattgaacttcggggcaactggctccatcgcgtatacatccctgagtgcacgcttccgctcccttttgggtatgtgtgttgtgtatatcatgttcaccgtccgcacttgtggggggaaacccttctgtcctctattgttcgccggtcgggtctcttcctcgtcatcgctatgcagccccttgtcactgttttcggcaattaacttgcctgcctgcttgaatacccaacagtccctgttggtgtggttggctggtttttcgggggtgccgtgtatctggcacgagcggtcgagtattcggtccaaattggacggacccggagtagttcttttgaatggctttttccgctgaccgggtttagagcctctgaatccggcattgactgccgtatcttcactattatcgccgttaatgtggcgtttgtttttgttgcgacgcgacctgccattatgttccttgatatccggactgccagaatttttgctgaggttgttgttgcatgctagccagctgtcctcacccgcgcagaagcgggtcatgagtgatgtgagggctgccatggacttcggcttttcctgtcccaggtgccgggcaagccactcgtcgcatatgttatgcttgaaggccgcgagggcctccgcatccggacagtcgacgatttggtttttcttggttaagaaccgtgtccagaattgtctggccgattcgtctggctgctgaattatgtggcttaggtcatcagcgtctggtggtcgcacatacgtgccttggaagttatcgaggaatgcggcttccaggtcttcccaactcccgattgactctgctggcaagctgttaagccaatgtcgggctggtactttaagtttgagtgggagatatttgatggcgtgaagatcgtcaccgcgggccatgtggatgtggaggagatagtcttcgatccaaaccgcggggtctgttgtgccgtcgtaagattcaatattcacgggtttaaacccttcggggatttgatgatccattacttcatctgtgaagcatagtgggtgtgcggcgcctctgtactgggcgatatcacgacggagctcaaaagagctttgtctattttgttcggcccggccggacttactgtgtccggcgcgacggttgtcgtcgcgtatcatggggcgcccacacgatccgtagatcgatcttgattgtcttgccttatcctccaatatatctcgcaagtctggtgcgttcccctgtggccttgtgcttttcgagcgatgtcggggtacggttctagtgaagggcctagaggcctctctgtcgcgaccacggggtggtcagtcagccgtattgtctgctggtgatgcaggttcatacgcctcctcctctaatcgggggagcagcttgcatttagggtagcttttggaggggcgttcgagctcatgctcttcggccgcgaggacttcagtccatctgtcggctagcagatcttgatcagctctaagctgttgctactttttcttgaggctatttgccgtggccataagcctgcgtttaaaacgctcttgttcgacgggatcctcaggcacgacgaattcgtcgtcgtcgaggcttgcctcgtctccgtaGGGAGGCATGTAGTCATctgcctcttcttctgccgctctctcatgagggctggcatctccgtcctcctgcactgaatcttactggagggggttgtcttcggcactttctggggtgttattatctccggtgccggaatctccattcttgctgtggcgggatttagagcggcgccgctgacgccggcgcttgggctgtttcttggaggggtcatcctccgctgttccttcgccgttcccatcctttgggatatccaccatgtatatgtcatatgatgaggtggctttccagtgcccggtaggcgctggttcttggtcgtctccggcatcatcgtccataccgtcgatgtcttcagagtcgtagtctagcatgtcggttagatcgtcgacggtggctactaagtgggtggtgggtgggctttgaatttcttcatcgttcgcatcccaaccgtcctgaccgcagtccggccagggctctcctgataacgagagatactttagcgaactcaagatgtcgccaaaaggtgagtgttgaaagatgtccgccgcggtgaactccatgatcggcgcccaatcggattcgatcggagggggcgcgggaggttcggagtccggcgaggagtccggcaccttggagtcacgagcttcatgagggacaaggtcagtgttcggctctatcgccgtagaggttgcagcccccgaggtgatgtctagccacccatccttgatctgcgcagccggcttcgaattgaagattggagcggactcgagtgcggcctccagggtactgtccggctgcagagctaaatcatgcccgtcgtgacagtgcggcgcgcttggctgtggcttgaatccatcgaagatcaagtctccgcggatgtcagccgtgaagttaagacttccaaatttgacctgacggccatgggcgtagcttccgatctgctccagatggccaaacgaattggcccgcagtgcaaagccgccgaatacgaagatctgtccggggagaaaagtctcaccctggaccgcgttgttgttgatgatcgaaggagccatcgagcctatcggtgacgacacagaggaactctcaatgaaagcaccaatgtcggtgtcaaaaccggcggatctcgggtagggtgtcccgaactgagcgtctaggcggatggtaacaggagacaagggacacgatgttttacccatgttcgggccctcctgatggaggtaaaaccctacgtcctgcttgattgatattgatgatgtgggtattacaagagtagatctaccacgagatcaaggaggctaaaccctagaggctagcctatggtatgattgttgttcgtcctacggactaaagtcatccggtttatatagacatcggagagggctagggttacatagagtctgttacaatggtaggagatctacatatccgtattgccaagcttgccttccacgccaaggaaagtcccatccggacacgggacgaagtcttcaatcttgtatcttcatagtcttggagtccggccgatgatgatagttcggctatccggacaccccctaatccaggactccctcagtcgctggGCGCGGGACGAAGGCCGACGCGGAGGTGCGGAACTCGTCTCCACCAGATTGGCGTCCGTGGCAATCATCCGTCGCAACCTCCGCGCCCGGTGCTTTCATCTCCATCTCGCTCGTCGGCAGCTCCCACCACCCTGTGAGTGCGACTGAGCTGCGCCCTGCCCTGCCCAGGCGGGCCAGTAGTTCCGCGGTGGCTGGTCCCCTGCAAGTGCAAGCCGGCGCCGGTAGACGACCTATTCCCCACTTCGGCTTTCATATCTGCTTCATTTCCCACTTCTGCGAGTAATAAGCTGCAAATTGAGAGGGAGAAGTTCGAGTTGGAGAAGAGGAAGCGTCGATGAAATGGGAGATGGAGAAGGCCCGGACAATTGGAGAAGTTGAGCTTGAGAATAAGACGTTGCCGCTTGCTCGAGACGCAGAGGATGCCAAGATAATGTTGATAGACCAAAGCACCTTGAATGAGCATGGAAAGAAATACCTTGTGGTCATGAAGAAGGAGATCAATTGACGTAGGGACTACGAGACAAGGATGGCCGCAGAGCAAGCGACAAGGATAGCCACAGAGCGGGACGTATGGATGGCGTCCGACGGGTGACTGACCAGCGAGTGATCCGTCACGCTTGGACTTTAATTTTATTTTGGCATGTCCGAACTCttgaactataatttattttgctttgtTGCATTTCGTAAAACTGTTGAATAGTGATGAATTTGTGCTCTATGATCGATGTGCATGCATTGCATGGATTTGAGATTTCAAATTTGAGGCATGTGGCCGCCGGACATAAAATATGAGGGGCTGTCCGGCTATGTCCGTGGACGTGCACGAGCGAGTCCACGAGTAGATAGTGCCGGATTTGCCAAGTTCAACTGTAAATGTTGTTACTGCAAATGCTCTGGACCGGTGCGACGCACTGTTGGTTTATTGTGAAGAAATGCTTAGCCTTTTTCGGAAATGCGTCATCAACTCGTCATCCAGCCGAATTTATCCCTATTTCTTTTGGAAATTAGACAAATTTATCCCTTGATTTGCTATCCAACGGCCCAAAGTCAATTGGTGTACTGGGTTCACAAATAGGCCCGTTTCACTAGTCTCATAGCCGAGTCGTCCCACCTCGCCTCCTTTCCTTCCTCTCGCCTTTCCCACCTCGCCTCCACCGTCTTGCTGCCTCCACCGGAATACCAAATCGGAAAACCCTACCCGTAGAACCACCCATGGCAACCGCCGCCTACTACCTCGGCGCCACCACAAGCGTCGCCTCCCCACCGCGCGGCGACGACGCGTCGGGCCGCCGCCCCGTCGGCTCGCCACCGCTCCACGCCGACGCGTcgggccgccgccccgtcgcctcgccaccgccccacgccgccgcgtcgGGCAGCCGTCTCGTCGCCTCGCCACCGCTCCACGCCGCCGAGTCAGGCCGCCGCCTCGTTCAGCCGCAGCTCCTGCGCGAGCGCCTCCGACCGCGCGACGCGGACGCGCCGGTCCGCCGCTTGCCACCCCCGTCGGAGCGGCTCCCTTTCAGCCGCCGCGACGACTGGCGCAGGGCGTCGGGCCGGCTGCGGGCTCTTGCCGACCAGGCTCTTGCCCGCCAGCCTACACCCAACAAATGCAGGTTCGCGAGCCCCAATCCGTTTGCGGTACTCGCGCCCGAGACCGGCGAGTCCGGCCGCGCCGTCAGCCCGCACATCCGAGCGCCTCGCGTCGCAAGGTACGGAGTCATTCACCTTCACTACTAAACTCCCAATCGATATCGCTCCCATCTTGCATCGGAGATCGACAGTTGTACACGAAGAAGACGACGATGAGCCTGTTTATTTGTCAGAGACGACGAGGCGTCAGCTATCCTGGGGAATAGCGGCCGGTTCGTGACAGCCCCGATTCAGGGGAAGATCAGCAGGGCCGCCGCGTCCCTCAAGCAGGAGAACAAGATGAGCCGGGACGCGGCGCTGAAGCCCGAGAGGAAGACTGGCACTGGCCCAAGCGTCGCGGACAATGTCTTCAAGCAAGAGGAGGAGGCTCCGAACCCGCCGTCCATCTTGAAGCTGGCGGAGAAGGGCAGCGCCGACGTCGCACCGCCGTTCGTGTAAGTTCTACACTAGTAATCAGGAGTACATTGGTAGTACTGCTGCCGCCGTCAACCCGTGTGTTTCTAACAAGATCCTTCGACTTGGACAGGGGAGCAACTGGGGATGGCGTGGGAGGCGCAGGTCGTGGCGGAGGATGCcctggcggtggtggcggagcccctggacctggaggcggtggcggaggggGAGGAGCCCCTGgacctggaggcggtggcggaggggGAGGAGCCCCTGGACCTGGAGGCGGTGACGGAGGGGGCGGGCCAGGCGGCGGGGGAAATGGCCCACCATATCGAGGAATGGCACCATTCCCCCGTCGACTGCCGTACGCCGGATGTCAAGGTGACGGCTGCAACGTTGACGCAGTGCTCTTCTGCTCCACATGCGGCACGATCTTCTGCCAAGACCATGTGTGCCAGTGCTTTGGCGAAGTTCTGAGGATCCTGCCAATGCCCAACCTATCCGCGCCCGACCTGCAGCTCCAGCAGCCATTCGCCTTCCCGCTGCCGCCTACGATCTTCGTCGGTGCCTACCGTGCTGGCTCCCAAATCACCTACCAGTTCTGCAGGTTGCAGGACGTGTTTGGCCGAATGCCCCTGGTTCCCATCGACAGCTTCTGTTTCGATATGCATGGCGCCTGGGTCACAAGAACGACGAGGGAGGTTCGAATGGTAAGCAGAGCCGCCTTCTTTCCGGTGCCACAGTTTCTGTTCATCAATGTCTAGAACTACTCCACTAGGGACCGTCGTAGCACCGTGAGATTCTGCAGTTTACATTCAGAATAGCCAATTGATGTATGGTTGATCAGACAAGCAAATTCTCAAATCTGGATTACAGTGCGCATTGTTTTCTCCAGTTATTTTCATGTTATGTGTGTGCCTACCTGCAGGCTAGCTTGCATACTGTTCTCTTTTCGAAAGGCTTGCATACTTACTGTGCTATGTTATTTGGTGCACCGAAACTGTTGCCATCAATTTCTAATTTGGTTGCAGACACTAGCCGATGAACAGGAAGCCCTGTGGTCTTCCCGGGGGCTGTGATGGCTCTGCCTCCGCCCAGCAGTGCAGCAAAACTGCTGGTTGGATGTTGGAAACTCTTTACAATCCGATCTACTTATCGTGTTTGGATGTTGGAAACTCTTTTTCATCATGTGACAATTTCTCGTAATGTCTTCGTGTGAAAATTTCAGTCAATAAAGTCTTCCTTTATCCAAAAAAAAAACACCTAGTATATACATGATGTCATAGTCGGTTTatcaaaaaaaatatatatatatatacatgatgTCATAGTCAAGATTACACAAGAGTAGGGCGTTGATGGCTAGTGGTTGCGACACAATGGTTGAGGGGCTGTGTAGAAAAAGCTCGGCAAAGTATGATTTCCGTCAAAAAAAATGGTGAATGGTGATGGTTTTTACATCAATTTATTCACCTCACGGTATGTGGCACGACCTACTCCAGTGTTCTATTTACTaggtgataccccgcgcgttgctgcggaaattTTGTATTGAAGACTGAATGCAATGATCAATATGAAAAATGATGCTAGGGATTTATCTATTTGAACCATGTATGGACTGATGCATAGAGCTTTTGACATGGCATACTCTTAATTTTACAGTAATATTTAGAGAAGCCTAATTATGGACACCAATTGGAAGCACAATCGACATAATGAACTCAAAAAACTTTGCAAGGAATTCGACtaaaatttttggcatgaccttgcctTAATTTTCTAGCATTTGAACATGTCACAGGAAGATAGTATATATCGAGAACAAAACATCA is from Triticum aestivum cultivar Chinese Spring chromosome 1B, IWGSC CS RefSeq v2.1, whole genome shotgun sequence and encodes:
- the LOC123099608 gene encoding translation initiation factor IF-2, with the protein product MATAAYYLGATTSVASPPRGDDASGRRPVGSPPLHADASGRRPVASPPPHAAASGSRLVASPPLHAAESGRRLVQPQLLRERLRPRDADAPVRRLPPPSERLPFSRRDDWRRASGRLRALADQALARQPTPNKCRFASPNPFAVLAPETGESGRAVSPHIRAPRVARDDEASAILGNSGRFVTAPIQGKISRAAASLKQENKMSRDAALKPERKTGTGPSVADNVFKQEEEAPNPPSILKLAEKGSADVAPPFVGATGDGVGGAGRGGGCPGGGGGAPGPGGGGGGGGAPGPGGGGGGGGAPGPGGGDGGGGPGGGGNGPPYRGMAPFPRRLPYAGCQGDGCNVDAVLFCSTCGTIFCQDHVCQCFGEVLRILPMPNLSAPDLQLQQPFAFPLPPTIFVGAYRAGSQITYQFCRLQDVFGRMPLVPIDSFCFDMHGAWVTRTTREVRMVSRAAFFPVPQFLFINV